One stretch of Candidatus Omnitrophota bacterium DNA includes these proteins:
- the moaC gene encoding cyclic pyranopterin monophosphate synthase MoaC encodes MNTALSYWSEKGNLRMMDGTEKKITKRTARAVGKILIKDKTMALIKSKKTPKGDIFAVSKTAGINAVKQTQFLIPLCHNLGITHCEIDFKIRKNAVEVITTVKTKSFTGVEMEALTGTAVTLLTLYDMLKPADKSMVISEIMLLSKSGGKSGKWLRK; translated from the coding sequence ATGAATACCGCACTTTCGTATTGGTCCGAAAAAGGCAATTTAAGAATGATGGATGGCACGGAAAAGAAAATTACAAAACGCACCGCGCGGGCTGTCGGGAAAATTCTGATAAAAGACAAGACTATGGCCCTGATAAAATCGAAAAAAACGCCGAAAGGCGATATTTTTGCCGTGTCAAAAACAGCGGGAATAAACGCCGTAAAGCAGACGCAATTTCTGATACCGTTGTGTCACAATTTGGGAATCACGCACTGCGAAATAGATTTCAAAATCAGAAAAAACGCTGTTGAAGTGATCACGACCGTAAAAACCAAAAGCTTCACCGGCGTTGAAATGGAGGCTTTGACTGGGACGGCCGTCACGCTTCTGACTCTTTATGATATGCTGAAACCCGCGGATAAATCCATGGTGATTTCGGAAATAATGCTGCTTTCAAAAAGCGGAGGGAAGAGCGGGAAATGGCTGAGAAAATAA
- a CDS encoding MogA/MoaB family molybdenum cofactor biosynthesis protein — MAEKITAAVLTVSTGSFAGTRKDTSGPVLCKLCKNKGFTVIAYDIVDDSKARIMRKLKFYADKLKADIVLTTGGTGFGPEDITPEATAAVLERNAPGIPELIRMAGFKKTKTSVLSRGIAGIRKKSLIINLPGSPKGAEESFEAAAGLLPHAVKMLKGGGH; from the coding sequence ATGGCTGAGAAAATAACTGCTGCCGTGCTGACGGTGTCCACCGGCTCTTTTGCCGGAACAAGAAAAGACACAAGCGGGCCCGTGCTTTGTAAACTGTGCAAAAATAAGGGTTTCACCGTGATTGCGTATGATATTGTTGATGACAGCAAAGCCCGGATAATGCGTAAGCTGAAATTTTACGCGGACAAACTGAAAGCGGATATTGTTCTGACAACAGGCGGCACCGGCTTCGGCCCCGAAGACATCACTCCCGAAGCGACAGCGGCGGTGCTTGAGCGAAACGCTCCCGGTATTCCGGAACTTATACGAATGGCCGGCTTCAAAAAAACAAAAACAAGCGTTTTATCAAGAGGTATTGCCGGCATAAGAAAAAAAAGCCTGATAATCAATCTGCCGGGATCGCCGAAAGGCGCGGAAGAATCGTTTGAAGCGGCGGCCGGCCTGCTGCCTCATGCGGTAAAGATGTTAAAGGGCGGCGGCCATTGA
- a CDS encoding radical SAM protein has translation MQNLRFSRLPLWKVMTDSQGRKINYLRISLTDRCNLRCRYCMGQEGIKNLRHGEILTYEEILKMIEIFRTLGVEKFRFTGGEPFVRNGVMDFFEKLDFPFHITTNLTAPFLDIGRINKLKIASINVSCDSLEPEKYRFITRGGRLETFLENFRKLRVKNKKLNVVLVKNFNDDEVLDFIKFAAQFEADVRFIEKMDFLNDNLDFAPLRPLKKNLIETGIIEEESFNEPGGAARYHKMNNSDKRVGFISSMTEPFCDRCGKIRIKANGDVKLCLFDENSFNMRNILKDGTPCGINDFIYAIIKKKGKFPDVRRGMEPIAQMGG, from the coding sequence ATGCAGAATCTGCGTTTTTCCCGATTGCCCCTTTGGAAAGTCATGACAGATTCACAGGGAAGAAAAATTAACTACCTCAGGATTTCGCTGACAGACAGGTGCAATCTCCGCTGCCGCTATTGTATGGGACAGGAAGGAATAAAAAATTTAAGACATGGCGAGATTCTGACATACGAGGAAATTCTGAAGATGATAGAAATTTTCAGAACTCTCGGCGTGGAAAAATTCCGGTTTACGGGAGGTGAGCCGTTTGTGCGCAATGGCGTTATGGATTTTTTTGAAAAGCTGGATTTCCCTTTTCACATAACGACAAATCTTACCGCGCCTTTTCTCGACATAGGCAGAATAAACAAACTTAAAATTGCCTCAATCAATGTGAGCTGTGATTCGCTGGAACCCGAAAAATACAGATTTATAACGCGCGGCGGCCGGCTTGAAACTTTTCTTGAAAATTTCAGAAAGCTCCGTGTAAAAAACAAAAAACTGAATGTTGTGCTGGTAAAAAATTTTAATGATGACGAAGTGCTGGATTTTATAAAATTCGCCGCGCAATTTGAAGCCGATGTCAGGTTTATAGAGAAAATGGATTTTTTGAACGATAATCTTGATTTTGCTCCGCTGCGGCCCCTTAAAAAAAATCTCATAGAGACGGGAATTATTGAAGAGGAAAGTTTTAACGAGCCCGGCGGTGCCGCCAGATATCACAAGATGAATAACTCGGATAAACGTGTCGGATTTATTTCTTCCATGACCGAGCCTTTCTGCGACAGGTGCGGCAAAATCCGGATTAAAGCGAACGGCGATGTGAAACTCTGTCTTTTTGATGAGAACAGTTTTAATATGCGTAATATTTTAAAAGACGGCACGCCCTGCGGGATAAATGATTTTATTTACGCGATTATTAAAAAGAAGGGCAAATTTCCCGATGTCCGCCGGGGAATGGAGCCGATAGCTCAAATGGGAGGATAA
- a CDS encoding NAD(P)/FAD-dependent oxidoreductase produces the protein MEKIDTVVIGGGAVGLAIANAIAEKGKDIFLFEKNPYLGDEQSGRNSGVIHAGLYYKEYPLKKRLCVDGNRMLYAFCEKNGVSFSKTGKFIVTVNAEEDRMIDCYIDNARDAGAPGVRRVSPADVRAKEPNVNVYSALISPSTGIVDAADYISCLGREARAKGVEVMTSTKVTGITSGGAGFIIELEEGGGKSGGAVRREEFTAETIINSAGLCSDEIANMINPENAYKIIPVRGEYYCFDSSSRSELAMNGTNVYPVQKEYFIDGVRHLAIGIHLTPVFDIAPDGRKVIGKKILVGPTSLPVREKNDFEKGRLGPEHFYEGVKGFFPGIKPEDLKIDYAGNRAKLETGGDFIIERDKKYSGAVNLVGIESPGLTASLAIAEFVKNLIAV, from the coding sequence ATGGAAAAAATAGATACAGTTGTTATAGGGGGCGGGGCAGTGGGCCTGGCGATTGCCAACGCCATCGCCGAAAAAGGCAAAGACATATTTCTTTTTGAGAAAAACCCCTATCTCGGCGATGAGCAGTCCGGCAGGAACTCCGGGGTCATCCATGCAGGACTTTATTACAAGGAATATCCTTTGAAGAAAAGACTCTGCGTTGATGGCAACAGGATGCTTTATGCTTTTTGTGAAAAGAACGGTGTCTCCTTTTCAAAAACGGGTAAATTCATAGTGACTGTCAACGCGGAAGAAGACAGGATGATTGATTGCTATATTGATAACGCGCGGGATGCCGGCGCACCCGGCGTGCGGCGCGTGAGCCCCGCTGATGTGCGGGCAAAAGAACCTAATGTTAATGTTTATTCGGCGCTCATAAGCCCTTCCACCGGCATTGTGGATGCCGCCGATTACATAAGCTGCCTCGGCCGCGAGGCCCGCGCGAAGGGCGTTGAGGTGATGACATCCACAAAGGTCACGGGCATTACTTCCGGCGGAGCGGGGTTTATTATTGAGCTGGAAGAAGGCGGCGGAAAATCCGGGGGTGCTGTCAGGAGGGAGGAATTTACGGCTGAGACAATCATCAATTCCGCGGGCCTTTGTTCCGACGAGATAGCCAATATGATAAATCCGGAAAACGCGTATAAGATAATACCCGTGCGCGGCGAGTATTACTGTTTTGATTCATCCTCAAGAAGCGAACTGGCGATGAACGGAACGAATGTTTATCCCGTGCAGAAAGAATATTTCATAGACGGGGTAAGGCATCTGGCCATAGGCATACATCTCACTCCGGTTTTTGATATAGCGCCGGACGGCCGGAAGGTCATAGGCAAAAAAATACTTGTGGGTCCGACATCCCTCCCCGTGAGAGAAAAGAACGACTTTGAAAAAGGACGCCTCGGGCCGGAGCATTTTTATGAGGGTGTCAAGGGGTTTTTCCCCGGGATAAAACCGGAAGATCTGAAAATTGATTATGCCGGCAACCGCGCGAAACTTGAAACGGGCGGTGATTTCATAATAGAGAGGGATAAAAAGTATTCCGGAGCGGTGAATCTTGTCGGCATAGAATCACCGGGTCTGACAGCGTCTCTGGCGATAGCGGAATTTGTTAAAAATCTTATCGCGGTATAA
- a CDS encoding MOSC domain-containing protein — protein MKIAEINISKKKGTVKIPVETGELIADFGFCGDAHAASGSAKQVSILSVSSINKMREELGDKITGGVFGENLDLEGIENSELPVGKKIVFSSGAELEVTEIGKKCHSGCEIFKITGKCIMPQEGIFCKVARSGKVKRGDAFNVL, from the coding sequence ATGAAAATAGCGGAAATAAATATAAGCAAAAAAAAAGGAACGGTAAAGATCCCCGTTGAAACAGGCGAATTGATTGCGGATTTCGGTTTTTGCGGGGACGCGCATGCCGCATCTGGTTCTGCGAAGCAGGTGAGTATTCTGAGCGTTTCCTCAATAAATAAGATGAGGGAGGAGCTTGGAGACAAAATTACCGGCGGTGTTTTCGGCGAAAACCTGGATTTGGAAGGAATTGAAAATTCGGAACTTCCTGTCGGCAAAAAAATAGTTTTCTCCTCCGGAGCGGAACTGGAAGTGACGGAAATCGGCAAGAAGTGCCACAGCGGCTGCGAGATATTCAAAATCACGGGGAAATGCATTATGCCTCAAGAAGGAATATTCTGCAAAGTTGCCAGAAGCGGTAAAGTTAAGAGAGGGGACGCATTTAATGTTTTGTAA
- a CDS encoding bifunctional 4-hydroxy-2-oxoglutarate aldolase/2-dehydro-3-deoxy-phosphogluconate aldolase, which translates to MDIKKFRELPLMGIIRGLPLDKAAAFADCVVSSGLRTLEVTMNTEKAGEVLKIIKKTAGKNLMLGAGTVLGADELKEALDSGAEFIVMPTLVKEVAGLCVKKNVPVFPGALTPQEIHQAWLAGAAMVKVFPAKFFGPSYFKEIKGPFNDIELLACGGVNAGNIKEFFSSGASGAAFGGSIFSKELIESGGFETIENSVKELIAAYRA; encoded by the coding sequence TTGGACATAAAAAAATTCAGAGAGCTTCCCTTGATGGGGATCATCAGGGGCCTTCCGCTGGATAAAGCCGCCGCGTTTGCCGATTGTGTTGTTTCTTCGGGGCTGAGAACGCTTGAGGTGACGATGAATACCGAAAAGGCGGGCGAAGTCCTGAAAATAATAAAAAAAACAGCAGGTAAAAATCTTATGCTCGGCGCGGGAACGGTGCTGGGCGCAGACGAGCTGAAAGAAGCGCTGGATTCCGGCGCGGAATTCATTGTCATGCCTACACTTGTGAAAGAAGTCGCCGGGCTGTGTGTTAAAAAGAATGTTCCCGTGTTCCCCGGGGCGCTGACGCCGCAGGAGATACATCAGGCCTGGCTTGCCGGAGCGGCAATGGTGAAGGTCTTCCCCGCGAAATTTTTCGGACCCTCTTACTTCAAAGAGATCAAGGGCCCGTTCAATGATATAGAACTGCTTGCCTGCGGAGGCGTGAACGCGGGAAACATAAAAGAGTTTTTTTCATCCGGCGCATCAGGGGCGGCTTTCGGCGGCAGTATATTCAGCAAAGAGCTCATCGAGTCCGGCGGATTTGAGACGATAGAAAACTCAGTCAAAGAACTTATAGCCGCTTACAGGGCGTAA
- a CDS encoding cyclic nucleotide-binding domain-containing protein translates to MNHEKEKGMLMPLSAPERKWLYETLKKINFLSVLTFGEMDKLAESIFKKSFAGKSVICRQGAPGDCFYIVYKGTVSVWASREDKNEQLITKLKPGSYFGESALVSGEPRNATAIADSRAELFVLLKNDFSAIVEKNPQLKNRIRGTMAVRTSQRTIDLLHARPEESKGFFSRLSGFFRFNSKAK, encoded by the coding sequence ATGAATCATGAAAAGGAGAAGGGCATGTTAATGCCTTTAAGCGCGCCCGAGCGCAAATGGCTTTATGAGACGCTGAAGAAAATCAATTTTTTATCTGTGCTGACCTTCGGCGAAATGGATAAATTGGCCGAAAGCATTTTTAAAAAAAGCTTCGCCGGGAAAAGCGTTATCTGCAGGCAGGGGGCTCCGGGGGATTGTTTTTATATTGTTTACAAAGGAACGGTTTCCGTATGGGCATCCCGCGAAGATAAAAACGAACAGCTCATCACTAAACTTAAGCCCGGCAGTTATTTCGGCGAGAGCGCGCTGGTTTCCGGTGAACCGAGAAACGCAACGGCGATCGCCGATAGCAGGGCCGAGCTGTTTGTGCTTTTGAAAAATGATTTCAGCGCTATTGTGGAAAAGAACCCGCAGCTCAAAAACAGGATACGGGGAACCATGGCCGTCCGCACATCACAGAGGACGATTGACCTTCTTCATGCGAGGCCGGAAGAGAGCAAAGGTTTTTTTTCAAGACTGTCAGGATTCTTCAGATTTAATTCAAAAGCAAAATAA
- a CDS encoding divalent-cation tolerance protein CutA: protein MKREKFIQITTASGSRKTLEKIAEVLVEKRLAACVQITGKANSVYRWEGDIERAKEYLCFIKTRKSLFGRVEKVIKKLHNYEVPEIIAFDMYACGKDYENWLEKELKR, encoded by the coding sequence ATGAAACGAGAAAAATTTATTCAGATTACAACGGCTTCCGGAAGCCGGAAAACGCTGGAAAAAATAGCGGAAGTCCTGGTCGAAAAACGCCTTGCCGCCTGCGTTCAAATCACGGGGAAAGCAAACAGTGTTTACAGATGGGAAGGCGATATAGAGCGCGCGAAAGAATATCTCTGTTTTATCAAGACACGAAAATCGCTGTTTGGCAGAGTTGAGAAAGTTATAAAAAAGCTTCATAATTATGAAGTGCCGGAAATAATCGCCTTTGATATGTACGCATGCGGTAAAGATTATGAGAACTGGCTGGAGAAAGAACTCAAGCGCTGA
- a CDS encoding ABC transporter permease subunit, with product MRGIKKFWSEGGWRDKFLLFFFRLIFVLTIAFFAALIISTIIQMQTSSSVGTISKNEIFFAVKLTLITAFSSSALAALISIPVAYILSRHKFPLKNAVETLLFIPVVTPPVALGAMLLMFFKTPLGEFFESHFFGVVYEVPGLVLAQGVVVFGIAVNVIKMVFNSVGPEYEEIARTLGATKIQAFFKVLLPLSKKGIIAAFFLAFARAIGEFGAGVMLAGATTMKTETLPIAIYLNFSSADVRGACVFTLISLIVSLGTLFLIKEYAENRKPLLQSR from the coding sequence ATGAGAGGGATCAAAAAGTTCTGGAGCGAAGGCGGCTGGCGTGATAAATTCCTGCTGTTTTTTTTCCGGCTTATTTTTGTTCTGACGATAGCCTTTTTCGCGGCGCTCATAATTTCAACAATTATTCAGATGCAAACAAGTTCTTCTGTGGGAACTATTTCAAAAAATGAGATTTTCTTCGCGGTGAAACTCACCCTCATCACGGCCTTTTCTTCTTCGGCTCTTGCCGCTTTAATTTCAATTCCTGTCGCTTACATTCTTTCGCGTCATAAATTCCCTCTGAAAAACGCCGTCGAAACGCTTTTGTTTATTCCCGTTGTCACGCCGCCCGTCGCGCTGGGAGCAATGCTTCTGATGTTTTTCAAAACGCCGCTCGGCGAATTTTTTGAAAGTCATTTTTTCGGCGTTGTTTATGAAGTGCCCGGCCTTGTTTTAGCGCAGGGGGTTGTCGTTTTCGGCATTGCGGTAAATGTCATTAAAATGGTCTTCAATTCTGTTGGGCCCGAATACGAGGAGATAGCAAGAACTCTCGGGGCGACAAAAATTCAGGCCTTTTTTAAGGTGCTCCTGCCTCTTTCAAAAAAAGGAATAATCGCCGCCTTTTTTCTTGCCTTTGCGCGCGCGATAGGAGAATTCGGAGCGGGGGTAATGCTTGCGGGGGCAACGACAATGAAGACGGAAACGCTCCCGATCGCTATTTATCTGAATTTCTCAAGCGCAGATGTCCGAGGCGCATGCGTTTTTACCTTGATTTCGCTGATTGTTTCTCTGGGAACGCTTTTTCTTATAAAAGAATATGCTGAAAATAGAAAACCTTTATTACAAAGCAGGTGA
- a CDS encoding molybdopterin-binding protein produces MKKRKIRVENSVGKMLPHDITAIVPGKFKGPAFKKGQMIKKEDIPALLKIGKEKIWTLEISKDEYHEDDAAKKFRDLAGKNVRTIGPSEGKINFFAGKSGLFVVDRNSVDRINAVKDVVLSTRHSFVPVKSGETVAGIRIVPLATKKNNVEKVLKAVSAQAASGGAGPSPGLLNIAPFKKKKCAIIVTGSEVAKGRIKDKFRPVIEKKLEDYGSSVNFFKIVTDDKKLIKEAVLEAKKKCNLIILTGGMSVDPDDVTRHAIKQAGAKIISYGAPVLPGNMFLAAYIGKIPVLGIPACALFYKRTVFDLFLPLALADVEITRENILSRGYSGLCLQCRICVFPDCPFGKS; encoded by the coding sequence TTGAAAAAAAGAAAAATAAGGGTTGAAAATTCCGTTGGAAAGATGCTTCCGCACGATATAACTGCGATAGTCCCCGGAAAATTCAAGGGGCCCGCGTTTAAGAAAGGGCAGATGATAAAAAAAGAAGATATTCCGGCTTTGTTAAAAATAGGAAAAGAAAAAATATGGACTCTGGAAATTTCAAAGGACGAATATCACGAAGACGACGCGGCGAAAAAATTCAGAGATCTTGCCGGAAAGAACGTCAGAACAATCGGGCCTTCAGAAGGTAAAATAAATTTTTTCGCCGGTAAAAGCGGTCTTTTTGTCGTTGACAGAAATAGTGTTGACAGAATCAACGCCGTCAAAGATGTGGTTTTGTCGACACGGCACTCTTTTGTTCCGGTTAAAAGCGGAGAGACAGTGGCGGGAATAAGAATTGTTCCTCTGGCGACGAAGAAGAATAATGTGGAAAAGGTTTTAAAAGCCGTGTCGGCACAGGCTGCCTCCGGCGGTGCAGGGCCGTCACCCGGGCTGCTGAACATCGCGCCGTTTAAAAAGAAAAAATGCGCCATTATTGTCACCGGTTCGGAAGTCGCGAAAGGCAGAATAAAAGATAAATTCAGGCCGGTGATAGAAAAAAAATTGGAGGATTACGGGAGCTCTGTTAATTTTTTCAAAATTGTCACTGATGATAAAAAACTGATAAAAGAAGCGGTCCTTGAGGCGAAAAAGAAATGTAATTTGATTATACTCACAGGCGGCATGTCTGTTGATCCTGATGATGTGACGCGTCATGCAATAAAACAGGCGGGAGCGAAAATTATTTCTTACGGAGCCCCTGTTCTTCCCGGAAACATGTTTCTGGCGGCCTATATCGGAAAAATCCCGGTCCTGGGGATTCCCGCATGCGCGCTTTTCTATAAGAGGACAGTCTTTGACCTTTTTCTTCCGCTGGCGCTGGCCGATGTTGAGATAACAAGGGAAAATATTTTAAGCAGGGGTTACAGCGGCCTCTGCCTTCAATGCAGAATCTGCGTTTTTCCCGATTGCCCCTTTGGAAAGTCATGA
- a CDS encoding ATP-binding cassette domain-containing protein, giving the protein MLKIENLYYKAGDFLLKAVTLKVERGGYFVLLGPTGSGKTTLAKCVCGLRRNSGGKIFLNGADITELPPEKRKIGYLPQDFALFPNMNIRENLLFAPRMQKKDMKDIKGRLDYVVKTLGIDGILERTAVNLSGGEKQRAALGRALLADPEILILDEPFSSIDTGLKTNLWFEMKDFLSALKIPVIHITHNLDEAAVLAGTMGILINGEIVQQGEKEDIFSKPASAEVAQYLGIRNIYSGKIAGLDGERIIIGGANFKIAAFNDKNFIKGENVKFSIRAQDIKIMKETFAVRDELKDNIFEGEIKASHFLSDSCIIKVESALNFELKFPSYIYQRHKLSNGKKVRMGIWQKGINVFRDK; this is encoded by the coding sequence ATGCTGAAAATAGAAAACCTTTATTACAAAGCAGGTGATTTCCTGCTTAAAGCGGTGACGCTGAAAGTGGAAAGAGGCGGGTATTTTGTTCTTTTGGGGCCCACGGGATCCGGAAAAACAACTCTTGCCAAGTGCGTCTGCGGACTGCGCCGGAATTCCGGAGGAAAAATTTTCCTGAACGGAGCGGATATAACGGAACTCCCCCCGGAAAAAAGAAAAATAGGTTATCTGCCTCAGGATTTCGCTCTTTTTCCGAATATGAATATCCGTGAAAATCTTCTTTTTGCGCCCCGGATGCAAAAAAAAGACATGAAAGATATCAAAGGCAGATTAGATTATGTTGTAAAAACGCTTGGTATAGACGGAATCCTTGAAAGAACAGCCGTAAATCTTTCGGGCGGCGAAAAGCAGAGGGCGGCTCTCGGAAGGGCGTTGCTGGCCGATCCGGAAATCCTTATTCTTGACGAGCCTTTTTCGTCAATCGATACAGGCCTTAAAACTAATTTATGGTTTGAAATGAAAGATTTTCTGAGCGCTCTTAAAATTCCGGTGATTCATATAACTCACAATCTTGATGAGGCCGCTGTTCTTGCCGGAACGATGGGTATTTTAATCAACGGTGAAATTGTTCAGCAGGGCGAAAAAGAGGATATTTTTTCAAAACCCGCGTCGGCGGAAGTGGCGCAATACCTCGGAATCAGGAACATTTATTCAGGGAAAATCGCCGGACTGGACGGTGAAAGAATAATAATAGGGGGCGCAAATTTTAAAATCGCGGCTTTTAACGACAAAAATTTCATCAAAGGAGAAAATGTAAAATTTTCCATAAGAGCGCAGGATATAAAAATTATGAAAGAAACTTTTGCGGTCAGAGACGAATTAAAAGACAATATTTTTGAGGGAGAGATAAAAGCGTCTCACTTTTTAAGTGACTCCTGCATTATAAAAGTTGAATCAGCTTTGAATTTTGAATTGAAATTCCCATCTTATATTTATCAGCGGCACAAACTTTCTAATGGAAAAAAGGTGAGAATGGGAATCTGGCAGAAGGGAATAAACGTTTTCAGGGATAAATAG
- the modA gene encoding molybdate ABC transporter substrate-binding protein produces MKKFRILGLVLVVGLGFSACGKKELPELDFFCGAAVKVPMDEIVANFEKETGVEVNVIYSGSGNLLSQMEITKRGDVYLCGSPDYVIIGEEKGLLVKGTSRRGTYLVPAIITPKGNPKNITCLEDLAKKGVRFGIGNPETVCLGLYCVELLDYNNLLEKVMPNTVVFAKGCASTANLAVLGKVDAILGWRVFKAWNPEEVELIEIPGERIPRLSYNAIAVGSFVKNRRLADKFINYVLSAEGKKIFKKWGYISDEGEAMKFAAEAKIGGCYKLPDKYFRIIGK; encoded by the coding sequence ATGAAAAAGTTCAGGATACTGGGTTTGGTTTTAGTTGTTGGTTTGGGTTTCAGCGCCTGCGGTAAAAAAGAGCTGCCGGAACTGGATTTTTTCTGCGGAGCCGCGGTAAAAGTGCCGATGGATGAAATCGTAGCAAATTTTGAAAAAGAAACGGGAGTTGAAGTCAACGTAATTTACAGCGGTTCGGGAAATCTTCTTTCTCAGATGGAAATCACGAAAAGGGGTGACGTTTATCTGTGCGGCTCGCCAGATTATGTCATAATCGGCGAGGAGAAAGGGCTCCTTGTGAAAGGAACTTCAAGAAGAGGCACGTATCTTGTTCCGGCGATTATAACGCCAAAGGGAAATCCGAAAAATATAACATGTCTTGAGGACCTGGCGAAAAAAGGCGTGAGATTCGGAATAGGCAATCCCGAAACCGTCTGTCTCGGCCTTTATTGCGTCGAGCTTCTTGACTACAACAATTTACTTGAAAAAGTCATGCCTAACACCGTGGTATTTGCCAAAGGCTGCGCGTCAACGGCAAACCTTGCTGTTCTCGGAAAAGTGGACGCGATTCTCGGCTGGCGGGTTTTCAAGGCGTGGAATCCGGAAGAAGTTGAGCTCATAGAAATCCCGGGCGAAAGAATTCCCCGTCTTTCCTATAACGCGATTGCCGTGGGAAGTTTTGTAAAAAACAGGCGCCTCGCGGACAAATTCATTAATTATGTTCTCTCCGCAGAAGGGAAGAAAATCTTCAAAAAATGGGGTTATATTTCGGATGAGGGCGAAGCGATGAAATTCGCCGCTGAAGCGAAAATCGGAGGATGCTATAAACTTCCGGACAAATATTTCAGAATAATAGGAAAATGA
- a CDS encoding nucleoid-structuring protein H-NS — MFRPEIKVFDCTIRDGGLINKHNFSFDFVRAVYKSLSEAGADYIELGYKNSRKLFSSKEYGPWKFCGDDDIKRVTAGIESKSKISVMVDVGRVDMEEVKPASESPVDMVRVASYVKDIDKAIFLANDFADKGYETTINIMAISRDQGPELDEALRQIQAESKVIAVYIVDSFGALYQEQVEYLVKKYQTYLKGKEVGFHGHNNQQLAFGNTIEAIIHNANFLDSTVYGIGRAAGNCPLELLIGFLKNPKFNIRPLLDLISKEFIPLRDKIEWGYIIPYAIAGMMNQHPKAAMALRNSDAKENYRAFYESLVDLEMD, encoded by the coding sequence ATGTTCAGGCCGGAGATAAAAGTTTTTGACTGCACGATAAGGGACGGCGGGCTTATAAACAAGCACAATTTCAGTTTTGATTTTGTGCGGGCTGTCTATAAGTCTCTCTCGGAAGCAGGGGCTGATTATATAGAGCTGGGATATAAGAATTCCCGCAAACTTTTTTCGTCAAAGGAGTACGGCCCGTGGAAATTCTGCGGCGATGACGATATCAAAAGGGTGACTGCGGGAATTGAATCAAAGTCGAAAATATCCGTTATGGTTGATGTCGGACGGGTGGATATGGAAGAGGTGAAGCCCGCTTCTGAAAGCCCGGTGGACATGGTCAGGGTGGCCTCGTACGTCAAAGACATAGACAAGGCGATCTTTCTCGCGAATGATTTCGCGGATAAAGGTTATGAAACCACAATAAATATAATGGCGATATCGCGCGATCAGGGACCGGAGCTGGATGAAGCCCTGCGGCAGATACAGGCGGAGAGCAAGGTGATAGCTGTGTATATCGTTGACAGTTTCGGAGCGCTCTATCAGGAACAGGTGGAGTACCTTGTTAAAAAATACCAGACTTATCTTAAAGGTAAAGAGGTGGGATTCCACGGCCATAATAATCAGCAGCTCGCTTTCGGAAACACCATAGAAGCCATAATACATAACGCGAATTTTCTCGACAGCACCGTCTACGGAATAGGCCGCGCGGCCGGCAACTGCCCCCTTGAGCTGCTCATCGGATTTCTTAAAAATCCCAAATTCAACATAAGGCCTTTGCTGGACCTGATATCAAAGGAATTTATCCCGCTGAGGGATAAGATAGAGTGGGGTTACATCATACCTTACGCCATTGCCGGAATGATGAATCAGCATCCCAAGGCGGCCATGGCTCTGAGAAACAGCGACGCTAAAGAAAATTACAGAGCATTCTACGAGAGTCTTGTGGACCTCGAGATGGATTGA